The DNA segment TAATTTCGATAATATATACTAAATTTTGTATATTTTGTAAATAGTATAGGTAGTAATTTTTCGTTATTGTAGAGAGTTTTTGCAGTCAAATCAATTATACAATTTATATGATTCTAAAATGCTAATAATATGTTTTGAAATTGTCGAATATTAACTAAAATTATTCTCAAAGAGAAAAGAAATGGAAAAAATTGGACTTATCGGTGGGTTATCATGGCGTTCAACTGTAGAATATTATAGTAGAATAAATACACAGGTAAACTTACATTATGGTGACAATACAAATCCTCCTCTTAGAATAATAAATATAAATCAAAGGGAAATGCACGATTTGCAGCGCAATAATGACTGGGATACTATAGCAAAAATAATTATTAGTGCATCCAAAGAACTTCAAGCGGTTGGGGTGGAATGTTTAGCGATATGCGCAAGCACTCCTCACAAGGTAGTCGACCAAGTACAAGACGTTGTTACTATTCCTATTCTACACATTGCTGATGCAGTTGGCTCTTTTCTCCGGGAAAGGAAAATAGATTTTGTTGGGCTACTTGGGTCTCGATTTACAATGTCAGAAGATTTTATCAAGCTAAGGTTATTTACGAAAAATAAAATCAAAACAATTGTTCCAAATTTAGACGCTCAAAATGAAATTCAAAAAAGACTCTATGAAGAACTCTCAATCGGAGTGTTTAATAGTCAGACTAGACAGTTTTTTGTAAAGGAAATTGAGAATATGGCAATTCAAGGAGCTCAAGCTGTAATTCTTGGATGTACTGAATTTCCAATTCTTCTTGAGAAGGAACATTGTTCTATACCACTAATTGATTCAATAGACATTCACTGTGATGCTATCGTAAAGTATATTCTTGGTTGAATTGCAATATTTTAATGAAAAAATGTTGTGTGTTTTAAGCTAAGATGATCTATATAATATATATGTGCTTTGCTCTTTCGTCTTGATAAGAGTAATTTATTAAATGCTACCAAGACGAACCATGGCGAAGGGGGTGACAATGTTCCCCATTGTCATGTATACTTCCTGGTCCTGCAACAGACTTGAGAAGGCTGATTTTTCTTCTATCATGACAATTAAATCCGACGAATCATGTTGTTATGTTGTATATGTTGCCATTTGAATAGGAAAATCGTCAGGTCACACAGCGAGTGGCTTAACTGGGGCTCCACTCAACTGTTGCAGGATTATTATGTTGTTTCTGCTTATAACGGCAAAGTCTCTATCATATTGAATTTATGAAGATCTTTGTCCCAATTTGCTCTGCTGGAAATAAAAATATGAGCTGTTGGGGTGATCGTGATATCACAATCAAGGCTTCCAGCAGGGACCACCAAAAGTTTACCTCCCATTTGAATATTTGGAAGGGCAGATCCACAAATTGAGCAAAAGGATTTTTTGTGTTGAGTCGCAGGCAAGGTAAAATTTGTGATTTTATTTTCCCCTGATAACCATTTCAACTTTGCAGAAGAAGAAAAAAGATTGGCTCCATGAGCTGAGCCAGTATCTTTTCGGCACCGGCTACAGTGACAAAGGTAGAAATTATCAAATTCACCGTCTATTTCGAAAGTGACTTCACCACAAAGGCATGATCCTGGCTTTATACTCACAGATTAAATTCCTCATTATTGATATTGATACAGGATGGGTGCACATGACAAATTATTATATGGTTTACTGGTAAATCCAGTATTCCCCTTGAAAATATCCCCTTTGGATATCTGATCCTGTTCTGATTATATAACTATATTCGATCATACATTGTTTTCAAAGGCT comes from the Desulfoplanes formicivorans genome and includes:
- a CDS encoding aspartate/glutamate racemase family protein, which produces MEKIGLIGGLSWRSTVEYYSRINTQVNLHYGDNTNPPLRIININQREMHDLQRNNDWDTIAKIIISASKELQAVGVECLAICASTPHKVVDQVQDVVTIPILHIADAVGSFLRERKIDFVGLLGSRFTMSEDFIKLRLFTKNKIKTIVPNLDAQNEIQKRLYEELSIGVFNSQTRQFFVKEIENMAIQGAQAVILGCTEFPILLEKEHCSIPLIDSIDIHCDAIVKYILG
- a CDS encoding GFA family protein: MSIKPGSCLCGEVTFEIDGEFDNFYLCHCSRCRKDTGSAHGANLFSSSAKLKWLSGENKITNFTLPATQHKKSFCSICGSALPNIQMGGKLLVVPAGSLDCDITITPTAHIFISSRANWDKDLHKFNMIETLPL